DNA sequence from the Corynebacterium yudongzhengii genome:
CGCGAACCCGGAGATCGTCGCCGCCACCGAAGCCTCCCAGGCCCCGCGCATCGAGCACGCTCACCCGCAGGCGCTGCGCCCGCTGCCGCAGAAGCCGGTCATCGAGCTCGATGACGTCACGTTCGCCTACGAAAAAGGCCACCCGGTGCTGCGCGAGGTGTCTTTTTCCGCCTCCGAGGGCGAGAAGATCGCGCTGGTCGGCGAGTCGGGTGGCGGCAAATCGACGATCGTGAACCTGCTGCTCGGGCTCTACCCGCTGTCCGAGGGCACCCTGCGACTGTGCGGGCGCGATGTCAGCGAGGTCGACGCGGCCACGCTGCGCGCCTCCGTCGGGGTGGTCTTCCAGGAGCCTTATCTCTTTTCGGGCACCGTGCGCGAGAACATCGCCTACGGGCGGCCCCAGGCCAGCGAGGAGGAGATCGTCGACGTCGCGAAGCGAGCCAACGCGCACCAGTTCATCATGGAGTTTCCCGCAGGCTATGACACCGTCATCGGCGAGCGGGGCCTGCGGTTATCCGGCGGGCAGAAGCAGCGCGTCTCGGTGGCTCGGGCGATGCTCAAGGACGCCCCGGTGCTGGTGCTCGACGAGGCGACCTCCGCGCTGGATACCAAGGCCGAGCGCGCGGTGCAGGCGGGCCTCGACGAGCTGATGAAGAATCGCACCACCTTGATCATCGCGCATCGCTTGTCGACGATCGCCGGCGTCGACACCATCGTGACCTTGCAGGGCGGGCGTGTCGACGAGATCGGCAGCCCGGATCAGCTCGCCGCGGCCGGCGGCATCTACGCCGAACTGCTGGCGCTGACGGCGTCGAGCTCCTCGGCGGATCGCGCCCGGCTGAAGCGCTTCGGTTTTCTCGCCGACGGGGAGGAACCGGAGCGCGGGTAGGGTGTGGGACATGGATTTCCCGACACTGAATCAGCTTAAGGAACGCTCCACCCGCAAGTGGACCACCTACGACGAGGACGTGATCCCGCTGTGGATCGCCGAGAGCGACTTCGCCACCGCCCCGCATGTGCTGGCCACGATCAAGGAGCGGGTCGAGAAGGAGTCCTTCGGCTACACCCCGTCGAACTCCCAGCTGCCGCAGGCGCTGTCGGACTTCTACGACCGGCGCTACGGCTACCGCCCGGATCCGGCGATGGTCGTGCCGATCCCCGATGTGGTCCGCGGCATGCTGCTGGCCATCCAGCACCTGACGCGCGAGGATTCGGCCGTGGTCGTGCCGGTGCCGATCTACCCGCCGTTTCTGCAGCTGCCGAAGGCAGCCGGGAGGCAGAAGATCGAGGTGGATTCCCGGGAGGGCATCGACCTCGCGGCCGTGGAGCGGGCTTTCGCCGACGGCGCCGGCTCCATCTTGCTGGCCAATCCCACCAACCCGCTGGGCGTGGTGTACTCGGAAGACTTCCTGTGCGAGCTCACCGAGCTGGCGGCGCGTTATGACGCGCGCGTCATCGTCGACGAGATCCACGCCCCGCTGGTCTACGAGGGCAGCCACACCGTCGCCGCCTCCGTCAGCGACACCGCCGCCCGGGTGTGCGTGACCGCCACCGCCATCTCCAAGGCCTGGAACGTGGCGGGACTGAAGTGCGGCCAGCTGATCTTTAGCAATGAGAAGGACAAGGAGGTCTGGGACTCGCTGACCGGCGTGACCAAGGACGGCACCGGCACCCTCGGTGTCTTCGCCGCCGAGGCGTGCTACCGCGACGACTCCTCCTTCCTCGACGACCAAGTGGCGTATCTGGCGCAGACGCGGACATGGCTCGTCGAGAAGCTCGAAGAGGCCGTGCCGGGCATTCGCTGCACCGTGCCGCAGGCCACCTACCTCATGTGGCTGGACTTTTCTGACACCGCGATCGGCGCGGAGCAGAAGCCGGCGCAGTGGCTGCGCGAGCACGCGCGGGTGGCGCTCAACGAGGGCGTGACCTTCGGCGCCTACGGGGCGCACCACGCCCGGTTGAACTTCGCCACCTCCCGCGAGATCCTCAGCGAGGCCGTCGACAGGATCGCCGCCGCGGTGCGCGACGCTGAGTAGTTTTCTCTACGCTGGGTGGCTATGAGCGAAGACCTCACCGACGTCAATCAGTCCACCCAGCTCCCGGTCGATCCGGGCAAGGAATCCCCGCGCCCGGTCACCGACGCGGAGGGCCACATCGTCGAGCGCGATGCCGAATCCTATGAGACCGCCGCTCCAGCTCCCGGCGATAATCCCTGGGAGCGCCCGGATCACCAGTGGTACAAGGACGCGGTGTTCTACGAGGTCTTGGTGCGCGCCTTCTACGACGCCGAGGGCTCCGGCTCCGGCTCTTTGAAGGGCGTGACCGAGAAGCTCGACTACCTGCAGTGGCTGGGCATCGACTGCCTCTGGCTGCCGCCTTTTTATGATTCCCCGCTCAAAGACGGCGGCTATGACATCCGCAACTACCGCGAGGTGCTGCCGGAGTTCGGTACGGTCGATGACTTCGTCGAGCTGGTCGACCACGCCCACCGCCGCGGCATCCGCGTGATCACCGATCTGGTGGTCAACCACACCTCCGATCAGCACCCCTGGTTCCAGGAGTCCCGCCACGACCCAGACGGGCCTTATGGCGACTACTACGTCTGGGGCGATGACCCGACCCGCTATTCCGAGGCGCGGATCATCTTCATCGACACCGAGGAGTCGAACTGGACCTTCGACCCGGTGCGCGGCGAGTACTACTGGCACCGGTTCTTCTCCCACCAGCCGGATCTCAACTTCGATAACCCGGCGGTCCAGGAGGACATGCTCGAGGTCATGCGCTTCTGGCTGGAGCTGGGCCTCGACGGTTTCCGCCTCGACGCGGTGCCCTACCTCTACGAGCGCGACGGCACCAACGGCGAGAACCTGCCGGAGACCCACGACTTCCTCAAGCGGATCCGCCAGGTCATCGACGAGGAGTACCCGGGCCGCGTGCTGCTCGCCGAGGCGAACCAGATGCCGAACGAGGTCGTCGACTACTTCGGCGACACCGAGGTCGGCGACGAGTGCCACATGGCCTTCCACTTCCCGGTGATGCCGCGCATCTTCATGGCGGTGCACCAGGGCGTGCGCACGCCGATCTCGGAGATCCTGCACGAGACCCCGAGCATCCCGAAGTCCGCGCAGTGGGGCATCTTTTTGCGCAACCACGACGAGCTGACCCTCGAGATGGTCACCGACGACGAGCGCGACTACATGTACCGCCACTACGCGAAGGACCCGCGGATGAAGGCGAACGTGGGCATCCGGCGCCGGCTGGCCCCGCTTCTCGACGGCGACCGCAACAAGCTCGAACTGCTCACCGGCCTGTTGCTCTCCCTGCCCGGCTCCCCGGTGCTCTACTACGGCGACGAGATCGGCATGGGCGACAACATCTGGCTGTCCGACCGGGACGGCGTGCGCACCCCGATGCAGTGGTCGAGCGACCGCAACGGCGGGTTCTCCAAGGCTGATCCGGAGCAGCTCTACTTGCCGGCGATCCAAAACGACCAGTACGGCTACCAGACCGTGAACGTCGAAAACCAAATGAAGCGGGAGAACACCCTGCTGAAATGGACGCGGGCGCACGTGCATGTGCGCAAGCAGTACCGGGCGTTCGGCCGCGGCAACTACCGCGAGCTCTACTCCAGAAACGACGCCGTGCTCGCCTTCCTGCGCGAGTACAAGGACGAGACGATCCTGTGCGTCAACAACCTCTCCGCCTCCCCGCAGGCGGTGCGCCTGGATCTCAGCGAGTTCGACGGCGTCACCCCGCGCGAGCTCACCGGCGGCCAGGAGTTCCCGACGATCGACGACACCCCGCAGACCTTCACCCTCGCCCCGCACGGCTTCTTCTGGTTCGACCTCAGCGGCATCGAGGAGGACGAGTAATGAGCCTGCAAGAAATGCTCAAAAACGCCCGTTTCTATGGCGCGAAGTCGGAGCCCATCGACGATATCGAGACCGTCGCCTCCGCCCCGGCCGTCGGCGGCACCCTAAAGATCGTCGCTGTCACCCACGGCGGGGTGCGCGATCTCTACCAGGTGCTCGTCGATGAGGACGGCCGCGATGTGCTTGGCGACGACGCCGTCGCCACCGAGTACGGCCAAGCGCTCGCCGCCGGGGTGCCCGCGGGGCTGGGGACCTTGCACGGCGATATCGGGATGATCGAGGACACCGACACCGGCTCGGCGTTGCAGGGCGAGCAGTCGAACACCTCGCTGGTCTTTCGCGACGCTGCCACCGGCGCCGGCACGATCATGGTGAAGGTCTTTCGCCGGCTGGAGCCGGGGCTCTCACCCGATGTGGAGTTGCTCAGCCAGATCCCGGAGTGCGAGAACATCGCCGCCGTGCGCGGCTGGGTGAGCCACCGGATCGGCGAGGAGGAATACACCTTGGCGATGGCGCAGGACTACGTCGCCGGCGGACGCGACGGCTTCGAGCGCGCGTTGAGCTTCGCCGCCGAGGGGCGCTCCTTTGCCGCCGAGGCCCGCCTTTTGGGTGCCGCGATGCGCACCGTGCACGACCACCTCGCCGAAGCCTTCGGCACGCATGCCGTCCCCGGCACCGAGATCACCTCCCGCCTGCGAGATAAGGCCGCAGAGCACCTGGGCCGCGTCGATAAGCTCGCCGACTACCGCGACGCCGTGCTGAGCCGCTATGACGCGCTGGCCGACGACGAGGTCACCGTCCAGCGCATCCACGGCGATCTGCATTTGGGTCAGGTGCTGCGTACGGCAGATCGCTTCGTGCTCATCGACTTCGAGGGCGAGCCGGCGCGACCGCTGGCTGAGCGGCGCCTGCCAGATTCCCCGCTGCGCGATGTCGCCGGAATGCTACGATCGCTGGATTATGCCGCGCACCTCCCCGGTGGCCACGTCGATGCGGCGCAGTGGGTGAAAGAATCCACCGCGGCGCTGCTCGAGGGCTACGGCATCTCCCCGTCCCCGCTGTTGGATGCATACCTGCTGGATAAAGCGCTGTACGAGGTGAATTACGAGCTCAACAACCGCCCGGACTGGGCCGGGATCCCCCTCGATGCGCTCGCCCGCATCATGGGGTGAGAAATAGCGTTTCGCCAGATGGGATGATCCGGGTAGTGTGATGTGAAACGACTCACGATCACTTGGAATGAGGAACTCCCATGGCCAACAACAGTAGGACGACGATCATCGTCGTCACTGCCCTGATGCTGTTTTCCATGTTCTTCGGGGCCGGTAACCTCATCTTCCCGCCCATGCTGGGCATCGGCGCCGGAGAGAACTTCTGGCCCGCCATCTTCGGATTCTTAGGTGCCGGCGTGCTGCTGCCGGTGATCGCGATCATCGCCATCGCCATGTCCGGCAACAGCGTGCGCGACCTAGCGAACCGCGCCGGCTGGATCTTCGGGCTGATCTTCCCGATCCTCGCGTACCTCTCCATCGGCGCGTTCTACGCCCTGCCGCGTACCGGCGCCGTCGCCTTCGAAACCGCCGCGACCCCACTGTTCGGCTGGGACTCGATGCTCGCCTCGGGGCTTTTTAACTTCGCCTTCTTCGGCGTGGCCCTGGCGCTGTCCTGGCGCCCGTCGACGATCTCCTCGACGCTGGGTAAGTTCCTCACCCCGATCCTGGTTCTGCTGCTCGTCCTCTTGATCGCGTTTTCGGTGATGAACTTCGAGACCATCGAGCGCAGCCCCTCGGAGGACTTCGTCGAGGCCCCGATGGCCACCGGCCTGCTCGAGGGTTACCTCACCATGGACGCGATCGCCGCGCTGGCGTTCGGTATCGTCGTCATCTCCTCGCTGCGCTACCAGGGCGTCAAGGAGGGCCGCCCGCTGGTCACCGGCACCATCGCCGCCGGCATCGGTGCCGGTATCCTGCTCGCCCTGATCTACGTGGGCCTGGGTGTTATCGGCCAGCGCCTGCCGGGCGGCGAGCAGTTCGACAACGGCGCCAACGTGCTGTCCGAGGCCGCCAACCAGACCTTGGGCCAGCCCGGCCAGGTGGTCTTCGCCCTCATCGTGTTGCTGGCGTGCCTGACCACCGCCGTCGGCCTGATCACCGCGACCTCCGAGTTCTTCGAGTCCCTGCTGCCCGGTGTGCGCTACCACATCTGGGCGGTGATCTTCGCCCTCATGTCTTTCTCTATGGCCACCATGGGCCTGGATACGGTGCTCGCCGTCGCCGCCCCGGTCATCAGCTTCATCTACCCGCCGGCGATCACCCTGATGTTCATCGCGCTCGTCGAGCCCGCCTTCCGGGGCCGCCCGCACTTCTACTGGACCTACCGTCTGCCGATCTGGGTCGCCGTCATCTGGTCTGCGCTGACCAGCCTGCACTCGCTGGGCTGGGGCGCCAGCATCATCGAGCCGCTGATCTCCTGGGCGCCGATGCAGGCACTCTCGCTGGGCTGGGTCCTGCCGGTGATCGTCACGGTGGTGATCGCGTTCGTGCTGGATGTCGTGCAGAAAGACCGGGCCCCGGCAGAGCGCGCTAGGGTGGAGGCATAAAACCTAAAAACCTTTAAGGAAACCGAAGGAGATACTGTTGACCCGTCGCGTTCCGCTCTCGCTCATCGACTTCTGCACGATCTACCAGGATGAGTCCCCCGGTGAATCCATGCAGCGCTCCGTCGAACTTGCGCGCAAGGCGGAGGGGCTGGGGTTCTCCCGGATCTGGTACGCCGAGCACCACAACATGCGCCATATCGCCTCGTCGGTGCCGGCGGTCCTCATCGCGCACGTCGCCGCGCACACCGAGAAGATTCGCCTCGGCGCCGGTGGCGTGATGCTGCCGAACCACGCGCCGTACACCGTGGCGGAGCAGTTCGGCACCCTCGCCGAGCTGCACCCGGGCCGCATCGACTTAGGCTTGGGCCGTGCCCCGGGCACGGACATGAACACCCTGGGTCGGGCGCTGCGCCGCAGCCCGGATGCCGCCGAGCACTTCCCCGACGACATCGTCGAGCTGCGCGGCTACCTCTCCGGCCACTCGCGTATCCCCGGCGTGCGCGCCGTTCCCGGCGAGGGCACCAACGTCCCGCTCTACGTGCTGGGCTCGTCCATGTACGGCGCCTCCCTGGCCGCCCAGCTGGGTATCCCCTACGCCTTCGCCTCGCACTTCGCGCCGACGCGCCTCAAGCAGGCCACCACGCACTACCGGGAGAACTTCACTCCCTCAGAGATCCTCTCCGAGCCCTATGTCGTCGCCGCGGTCAACGTGGTCGCCGACGAGAGCGAGGAGGCCGCAGCCAAGCAGCGCGAGAAGGTCGAACGCGAGCGCGTGCGCAAGATGATCACCCGCTCTGGGTCCTCGGTGACCGAGGAGCAGCTCGACTCGCTCGTGGCCTCCCCGCAGGGCCGGCAGATGATCGACATGCTGCGCTACACCGCCACCGGCACCGGCGAGCAGGTCGCCGACTACCTCGAGGAGTTCAGCGAGACGGCAAAGGCCGACGAGCTGATGATCTCCCTGCAGGGCCCGACCTACGACCACACCCTCAAGGCGATGGACATCCTCGCCGAGGCGTGGGGCCTGGATCCGAACGACACCGCTGGTGCTCCCGGGGACTGGGCGCGTAACCTGTAGGCTCTCAGGCGTTATATTGCCCGAACGCGATATAGCGCCCTGACATCAGGAACAAAAGAATCGGAGTGCCACCTTATGCAGCAAGGCCAGCCTGCGCAGCAACACGAAGTGATCGCTGCCCACCTCCACGGGCAGATCCACGACGGCACGCTCGAACCTGGCTCCCTGCTGCCCTCGGAGGCTGAGCTGTGCCGCCAATTCGACTCCTCCCGCGGCCCGGTACGACAAGCCTTGGCGACGCTGCGCTCCGAAGGGCTCATCACCTCTGGGAGGGGCCGGCGCTCCCGGGTGCTGGACTCGCCGGGCACGGAGTCTTTCGAGTCGATCATCTCGGCGACGACGTGGCTGCGCCAGACGGGGCTGACTCCCGGCGCGCGCACCCAGTACGTCACCGAGCATTCCGCCACCGGCGAGGTCGCCGAACAGCTGGAGCTCGACGACGGCGAGCCCATCGTCACCATCCGCCGCGTACGCACCGCCAACGAGGTGCCCTTCCTCATCGAGCAGCAACACTTCCGCATGGAGGCCGGCCGCCACCTGCTCGATCTCGATACCGACGCCCACTCCGTGCACGAGGAGCTGAAGCGTCAGGGCATTAGCTTCCACACGGTCTCGCGCACGCTGACCGCCCTCACCCCGAGTGAGGAGGAGGCGCGCCTGCTCGAGAGCGATATCAGCGAGCCGCTGTTGCGGCTGAGCATGCGCTGTTTCACCTCCGCGGGCGTGCCCATGGAATATGCCGACTACCGCTACCGCGCCGACAACGTCTCGATGGGCATGAACAGCTCTTCGTGCACGCCTTCTCCCCTGTGGGTCGCGGTCAATGTTTAAGCGCCTAGTTCTCACCGGCGCTATCATGCTGACCGGCCTGCTGACTGCCTGCACCGCCGGGCATACCGCCACCC
Encoded proteins:
- a CDS encoding MalY/PatB family protein codes for the protein MDFPTLNQLKERSTRKWTTYDEDVIPLWIAESDFATAPHVLATIKERVEKESFGYTPSNSQLPQALSDFYDRRYGYRPDPAMVVPIPDVVRGMLLAIQHLTREDSAVVVPVPIYPPFLQLPKAAGRQKIEVDSREGIDLAAVERAFADGAGSILLANPTNPLGVVYSEDFLCELTELAARYDARVIVDEIHAPLVYEGSHTVAASVSDTAARVCVTATAISKAWNVAGLKCGQLIFSNEKDKEVWDSLTGVTKDGTGTLGVFAAEACYRDDSSFLDDQVAYLAQTRTWLVEKLEEAVPGIRCTVPQATYLMWLDFSDTAIGAEQKPAQWLREHARVALNEGVTFGAYGAHHARLNFATSREILSEAVDRIAAAVRDAE
- the treS gene encoding maltose alpha-D-glucosyltransferase, which gives rise to MSEDLTDVNQSTQLPVDPGKESPRPVTDAEGHIVERDAESYETAAPAPGDNPWERPDHQWYKDAVFYEVLVRAFYDAEGSGSGSLKGVTEKLDYLQWLGIDCLWLPPFYDSPLKDGGYDIRNYREVLPEFGTVDDFVELVDHAHRRGIRVITDLVVNHTSDQHPWFQESRHDPDGPYGDYYVWGDDPTRYSEARIIFIDTEESNWTFDPVRGEYYWHRFFSHQPDLNFDNPAVQEDMLEVMRFWLELGLDGFRLDAVPYLYERDGTNGENLPETHDFLKRIRQVIDEEYPGRVLLAEANQMPNEVVDYFGDTEVGDECHMAFHFPVMPRIFMAVHQGVRTPISEILHETPSIPKSAQWGIFLRNHDELTLEMVTDDERDYMYRHYAKDPRMKANVGIRRRLAPLLDGDRNKLELLTGLLLSLPGSPVLYYGDEIGMGDNIWLSDRDGVRTPMQWSSDRNGGFSKADPEQLYLPAIQNDQYGYQTVNVENQMKRENTLLKWTRAHVHVRKQYRAFGRGNYRELYSRNDAVLAFLREYKDETILCVNNLSASPQAVRLDLSEFDGVTPRELTGGQEFPTIDDTPQTFTLAPHGFFWFDLSGIEEDE
- the brnQ gene encoding branched-chain amino acid transport system II carrier protein, with translation MANNSRTTIIVVTALMLFSMFFGAGNLIFPPMLGIGAGENFWPAIFGFLGAGVLLPVIAIIAIAMSGNSVRDLANRAGWIFGLIFPILAYLSIGAFYALPRTGAVAFETAATPLFGWDSMLASGLFNFAFFGVALALSWRPSTISSTLGKFLTPILVLLLVLLIAFSVMNFETIERSPSEDFVEAPMATGLLEGYLTMDAIAALAFGIVVISSLRYQGVKEGRPLVTGTIAAGIGAGILLALIYVGLGVIGQRLPGGEQFDNGANVLSEAANQTLGQPGQVVFALIVLLACLTTAVGLITATSEFFESLLPGVRYHIWAVIFALMSFSMATMGLDTVLAVAAPVISFIYPPAITLMFIALVEPAFRGRPHFYWTYRLPIWVAVIWSALTSLHSLGWGASIIEPLISWAPMQALSLGWVLPVIVTVVIAFVLDVVQKDRAPAERARVEA
- a CDS encoding LLM class flavin-dependent oxidoreductase gives rise to the protein MTRRVPLSLIDFCTIYQDESPGESMQRSVELARKAEGLGFSRIWYAEHHNMRHIASSVPAVLIAHVAAHTEKIRLGAGGVMLPNHAPYTVAEQFGTLAELHPGRIDLGLGRAPGTDMNTLGRALRRSPDAAEHFPDDIVELRGYLSGHSRIPGVRAVPGEGTNVPLYVLGSSMYGASLAAQLGIPYAFASHFAPTRLKQATTHYRENFTPSEILSEPYVVAAVNVVADESEEAAAKQREKVERERVRKMITRSGSSVTEEQLDSLVASPQGRQMIDMLRYTATGTGEQVADYLEEFSETAKADELMISLQGPTYDHTLKAMDILAEAWGLDPNDTAGAPGDWARNL
- a CDS encoding GntR family transcriptional regulator, which encodes MQQGQPAQQHEVIAAHLHGQIHDGTLEPGSLLPSEAELCRQFDSSRGPVRQALATLRSEGLITSGRGRRSRVLDSPGTESFESIISATTWLRQTGLTPGARTQYVTEHSATGEVAEQLELDDGEPIVTIRRVRTANEVPFLIEQQHFRMEAGRHLLDLDTDAHSVHEELKRQGISFHTVSRTLTALTPSEEEARLLESDISEPLLRLSMRCFTSAGVPMEYADYRYRADNVSMGMNSSSCTPSPLWVAVNV